A window of Mangifera indica cultivar Alphonso chromosome 13, CATAS_Mindica_2.1, whole genome shotgun sequence contains these coding sequences:
- the LOC123193840 gene encoding plant intracellular Ras-group-related LRR protein 6-like, producing MMYEQQHLQMRLDARKTAAESRRSIEEERLEVIDLSGKSLDSLPNPCLNLASICKLDLSNNNLQNISESLITRLVNVLVFDVHSNQLKSLPTSIGCLSKLKVLNVSGNLLESLPKSIENCRSLEELSVNFNKLKVLPENIGFALLNLKKLSINSNKLVFLPQSTTHLTSLRILDARLNCLTSLPEDIDNLFNLQVLNVSQNFQYLDNLPYSVGFLQSLVELDVSYNKITILPDSIGCLKKLQKLRVEGNPLVSPPMEVVIWQSIHAVKEYLSEKMNAEHKTQTKKKSWVGKLVKYRTFNAQIRSNNISNSEENEGFIMPEYRSIDGLASPGYMGMFSPRRLFSSRTYFTS from the exons ATGATGTACGAACAGCAACATCTCCAAATGAGATTGGATGCCAGGAAAACAGCAGCAGAGAGTAGAAGGTCCATCGAAGAGGAAAGGCTTGAGGTTATTGATTTGAGTGGCAAGTCTTTGGATTCTCTCCCTAACCCTTGTCTCAATTTGGCTTCTATCTGCAAACTAGACCTCTCCAATAACAATCTTCAG AATATTTCAGAGTCCTTAATCACAAGGCTGGTAAATGTGTTGGTGTTTGACGTGCACTCTAATCAGCTAAAATCTCTACCCACCTCCATTGGCTGTCTCTCCAAGCTGAAGGTTCTAAATGTTTCTGGCAATCTTCTTGAATCTCTCCCCAAATCTATTGAGAATTGCAG GTCACTGGAAGAATTGAGTGTCAACTTCAATAAGCTAAAGGTGCTACCAGAAAACATTGGATTTGCGCTGTTGAACCTAAAAAAGCTCTCCATCAACTCGAATAAATTGGTTTTCCTTCCACAATCCACCACTCACCTCACTTCTCTACGCATATTAGATGCACGTCTTAACTGCCTCACATCTCTTCCTGAAGACATAGATAATTTATTCAATCTTCAAGTTCTAAACGTGAGTCAAAATTTCCAATACCTTGACAACCTACCTTATTCAGTTGGTTTTCTCCAGTCGCTTGTGGAATTGGATGTGAGTTATAACAAGATTACAATTTTGCCTGATTCCATTGGATGCCTCAAGAAGCTGCAGAAGCTTCGTGTAGAAGGAAACCCTCTTGTTTCGCCTCCAATGGAGGTGGTAATTTGGCAAAGCATACATGCAGTCAAAGAGTACTTGAGTGAGAAGATGAATGCAGAACACAAAACTCAAACTAAGAAAAAATCATGGGTTGGAAAGTTGGTGAAATATAGAACCTTCAACGCTCAAATTAGAAGTAATAATATCTCTAACAGTGAGGAGAATGAGGGTTTCATTATGCCTGAATATCGCTCCATTGATGGCCTTGCTTCACCAGGGTATATGGGAATGTTCTCACCTCGCCGTCTCTTCTCCTCTCGCACCTATTTTACAAGTTGA